The sequence GCCTCGACTTCCTTGTAATTGATCAGATGGTCAGCGCCGAGGTCTTTCAGCCGCTTCAGCTTGTCATTGGACGAAGACGTCGCGATCACCGTCGCGCCGGCCGCCTTGGCAAATTGCAGCGCGAAGATCGAGACACCACCGGTGCCCTGCACCAGCACCGTATCACCCGGCTTCACGCAGCCATCAACGAACAGGGCCCGCCACGCGGTCAGGCCGGCGCAAGTCAGGGTCGCAGCCTCGGCAGCGCTATAGCCCTCGGGTGCCTTGGTCCACGCAGTGGCGAGGCCGACCGCCTGCTCGACCGCATAGCCGTCAATGCCATCGCCGGGCACGCGCTTGAAACCGCCTTCGGGCGGCGCACCGTCGATCCATTCGGGGAAGAAGGTCGAAACCACCAGATCGCCCACCGCAAAATCGCTAACGCCCTCGCCCACGGCGGTGACCTCGCCCGCGCCATCGGACATCGGGATGCGGTTCTCGGCGGTCGGGATCATCCCCTTGACCACCGCATAGTCATGAAAATTGAGGCTGGACGCGCGCAACCGTACCGCAATTTCACCGGGGCCGGGCGCCGCCGGATCGGGCAAGTCGACCAGCTTGAGATTGTCGAGCGAGGCGGGTGCATGGAGTTGGATGGCTTTCATGGCGAGTCTCTCCTGAATTTAATTGTTTGATTAAATTCAGGTCTAGTATGACGGTGACGGGGGGTCAACAACTGCCGGATCAGGCTCGGCATCTTGACAAATAGTCACTTAGGTGTCACATTGACACCATGGCAAAGACGATCAAGATTGACGATGAACTTATGGAAGTCATTGGCCGCGAGG comes from Sphingorhabdus sp. YGSMI21 and encodes:
- a CDS encoding NAD(P)-dependent alcohol dehydrogenase, producing MKAIQLHAPASLDNLKLVDLPDPAAPGPGEIAVRLRASSLNFHDYAVVKGMIPTAENRIPMSDGAGEVTAVGEGVSDFAVGDLVVSTFFPEWIDGAPPEGGFKRVPGDGIDGYAVEQAVGLATAWTKAPEGYSAAEAATLTCAGLTAWRALFVDGCVKPGDTVLVQGTGGVSIFALQFAKAAGATVIATSSSNDKLKRLKDLGADHLINYKEVEAWGPKVLELTGGKGVDCVVEIGGPGTLDQSMMATRIGGHVALIGVLTGFAGPVQTALLMAKNLRVQGLTVGSRAQQQDMIAAIEANGLKPILDKSFPLADLGDAFRHQESGQHFGKIIIDI